The proteins below come from a single Polynucleobacter sp. MWH-UH23A genomic window:
- a CDS encoding proline--tRNA ligase gives MKASQSFLATLKEAPSDAEVVSHKLMVRAGLIRKLSAGVYNYLPLGLKVIRKVENIIREEMNRAGAIELLMPMIQPAELWQETGRWEKMGPELLRIKDRHDRDFLIQPTSEEVITDLARNEIKSYKQLPVNFYQIQTKFRDERRPRFGIMRGREFSMKDAYSFDRDTEGLKKSYQIMFDAYTRIFKRMGLKFRAVTADNGAIGGSGSQEFHVIADTGEDAIVYCPSSDYAANLEAAESLALIAARAAASQTMVKVPTPDKTNCADVAKFLNIPLEKTVKSLLFAADQENGPAKLFMLLVRGDHELNEVKASKVPGMAESRFATEAEIKQACNAPAGYLGPVGVNANVTVVADRTVANMSDFVCGANDAGHHFTGVNWGRDLPEPLVLDIRNAVVGDPSPDGKGVVDICRGIEVGHVFQLGTRYSEAMGCTYLDQQGKAQPMVMGCYGIGVTRLLGAAIEQGHDDKGIIWPISMAPFEVVICPMGYEKSEQVKAACDQLHDELLAAGIDVILDDRNERPGAMFADWELIGVPFRVVIGDRGLADSQVEFKGRTDSESQNVPLAQIKDKVIAAVQAAKNTVA, from the coding sequence ATGAAAGCATCACAATCATTTCTCGCGACGCTAAAAGAAGCCCCCTCTGACGCTGAGGTGGTTTCGCATAAGCTCATGGTACGTGCGGGTTTAATCCGCAAACTGAGTGCTGGTGTTTACAACTACCTACCCTTGGGATTAAAGGTGATTCGTAAGGTAGAAAACATCATTCGCGAGGAAATGAATCGTGCGGGTGCGATCGAGTTGCTCATGCCCATGATCCAGCCGGCAGAGTTGTGGCAAGAGACAGGTCGCTGGGAAAAGATGGGACCCGAGTTGTTGCGCATCAAAGATCGCCATGATCGCGATTTTTTGATCCAGCCAACTTCTGAAGAGGTGATTACCGATTTAGCTCGCAATGAGATAAAGAGCTACAAACAATTACCCGTGAATTTTTATCAGATTCAGACGAAGTTCCGTGACGAGCGTCGTCCTCGTTTTGGGATTATGCGTGGGCGTGAGTTCAGTATGAAGGATGCGTATTCATTTGATCGCGATACCGAGGGTTTAAAGAAGTCGTATCAGATTATGTTTGATGCCTACACCCGCATCTTCAAGCGCATGGGTTTGAAGTTTCGCGCTGTAACAGCCGATAACGGGGCAATTGGCGGCTCTGGTAGTCAAGAGTTTCATGTGATTGCGGATACTGGCGAAGATGCAATTGTGTATTGCCCGAGCTCGGATTACGCAGCGAATTTAGAGGCTGCTGAATCATTGGCACTCATTGCCGCGCGTGCTGCAGCAAGTCAAACTATGGTAAAGGTGCCAACGCCTGATAAAACAAATTGTGCAGATGTAGCGAAGTTTCTCAATATCCCACTCGAGAAAACCGTCAAGTCTTTATTGTTCGCAGCCGATCAAGAAAATGGCCCCGCAAAACTCTTTATGTTGTTGGTGCGCGGCGATCATGAGCTCAACGAAGTTAAGGCGAGCAAAGTGCCAGGTATGGCTGAGTCACGTTTTGCTACTGAAGCAGAAATCAAGCAAGCATGTAATGCCCCCGCAGGCTATTTAGGTCCTGTCGGCGTAAATGCAAATGTCACTGTGGTTGCCGATCGTACCGTAGCCAATATGTCGGATTTTGTATGTGGTGCAAATGACGCTGGTCACCATTTTACAGGCGTGAATTGGGGCCGTGATTTACCCGAGCCTTTGGTATTGGATATTCGGAATGCGGTAGTTGGCGACCCTTCACCTGATGGCAAAGGCGTGGTTGATATTTGCCGTGGCATTGAAGTTGGACACGTTTTCCAACTGGGCACCCGCTACTCTGAAGCGATGGGTTGTACCTATTTAGATCAACAAGGCAAGGCACAGCCAATGGTCATGGGTTGTTATGGCATTGGTGTAACCCGCTTGTTGGGCGCAGCAATCGAACAAGGCCATGATGACAAAGGAATTATTTGGCCTATCTCCATGGCCCCATTTGAAGTAGTCATTTGCCCGATGGGTTACGAAAAGTCGGAACAAGTTAAAGCCGCTTGCGATCAACTTCATGACGAATTGCTTGCTGCTGGAATCGATGTAATTTTGGATGATCGCAATGAGCGTCCAGGCGCGATGTTTGCTGATTGGGAGCTCATTGGCGTACCTTTCCGCGTAGTCATTGGTGATCGTGGTTTAGCGGATTCTCAAGTGGAATTCAAAGGTCGCACCGATTCTGAGTCCCAGAACGTTCCCTTGGCACAGATTAAAGATAAAGTGATTGCCGCCGTTCAGGCCGCTAAAAATACAGTCGCGTAA
- a CDS encoding RNA pyrophosphohydrolase: MLDREGYRPNVGIVLLNSRNEVFWGKRVGQHSWQFPQGGIAHGESPEQAMYRELHEEVGLLPEHVQIIGRTRDWLRYDVPEEYLRRQHATRVHRAAYRGQKQIWFLLRLVGLDSDIQLRATEHPEFDAWRWVPFWIQLDAVIGFKREVYQLALSELARYLAKGVRMQQLAWGTPLDLFHSFYSRGENNQKESTKSDKQK, translated from the coding sequence ATGCTTGACCGTGAAGGGTATAGACCCAATGTCGGCATTGTCCTCCTTAACAGCCGTAACGAGGTTTTCTGGGGAAAACGCGTTGGGCAGCATTCGTGGCAGTTCCCGCAGGGTGGGATAGCTCATGGCGAGAGTCCTGAGCAAGCGATGTACCGCGAATTGCATGAAGAGGTTGGCTTGCTACCGGAACATGTCCAAATCATTGGACGAACAAGGGACTGGCTCCGCTACGACGTCCCTGAGGAATACCTGCGTCGACAACATGCCACACGTGTTCACCGCGCGGCTTATCGTGGCCAAAAGCAAATCTGGTTTCTATTGCGCCTTGTTGGTTTAGATAGTGACATTCAGTTACGCGCTACCGAACATCCTGAATTCGATGCTTGGCGATGGGTACCATTTTGGATTCAATTAGATGCCGTAATAGGCTTTAAGCGTGAGGTCTATCAACTGGCCTTATCTGAACTGGCGCGCTACCTTGCCAAAGGAGTGCGTATGCAACAACTCGCCTGGGGAACACCACTGGATCTCTTTCATTCCTTTTATTCCAGAGGTGAAAACAATCAAAAAGAATCCACTAAATCAGATAAGCAAAAATAA
- the ffh gene encoding signal recognition particle protein, which produces MLENLTDRLSRIVKTMRGQARLTEANTAEMLREIRLALLEADVALPVVKSLLEQIKFKALGEEVVGSLSPGQALVGVVQRELAQVMAGDSNQSGGLNLATQPPAVILMAGLQGAGKTTSVGKLAKWLQEKKKKKVLTVSCDVYRPAAIEQLETVTKQVGAEFFPSNVNQKPDDIAAAALDWARRHYFDVVIVDTAGRLGIDETLMQEIKTLHANLNPIETLFVVDAMLGQDAVNTAKAFHEALPLTGVILTKLDGDSRGGAALSVRQVTGVPLKFIGVAEKMDGLEAFDAERMANRILGMGDILALVEQAQQHVDVAKAEKLASKISKGGFDLEDFRDQLMQMQKMGGMASLMNKLPSQVAQAASKANLSNADKQTKRMRGIIDSMTPQERRKPELLKASRKRRIAAGSGVEVQEVNRLLAQFEQMQTMMKQFKGGKMARTMAAMAAKGAAKGIGGLFKK; this is translated from the coding sequence ATGCTAGAAAACCTCACCGATCGCCTATCCCGTATTGTGAAAACAATGCGAGGTCAAGCCCGCCTTACCGAAGCCAATACCGCTGAGATGTTGCGGGAAATCCGTCTTGCCCTTTTAGAGGCAGACGTAGCCCTACCCGTAGTGAAGTCTTTGCTGGAGCAGATTAAATTTAAGGCGCTGGGCGAAGAAGTGGTTGGCAGCCTCAGCCCAGGCCAAGCCTTAGTTGGAGTTGTACAACGTGAACTTGCCCAAGTCATGGCAGGCGATAGCAATCAAAGTGGTGGGCTCAATCTCGCTACCCAGCCACCCGCAGTGATTTTGATGGCGGGCTTACAAGGTGCGGGTAAAACCACATCAGTTGGCAAGCTCGCTAAATGGTTGCAAGAAAAAAAGAAAAAGAAAGTGCTCACCGTTTCTTGTGACGTATATCGACCTGCTGCTATCGAACAGCTAGAGACAGTCACCAAGCAAGTTGGCGCAGAATTTTTCCCTAGCAACGTTAATCAAAAACCAGACGATATTGCCGCTGCTGCTTTAGATTGGGCACGTCGCCACTACTTTGATGTAGTGATTGTCGATACCGCCGGTCGTCTTGGCATTGATGAGACGCTCATGCAAGAGATCAAAACTTTGCACGCCAATCTCAATCCGATTGAGACCTTATTTGTAGTGGACGCAATGCTAGGTCAGGATGCCGTCAACACCGCCAAAGCATTCCACGAGGCGCTACCACTTACCGGAGTGATCCTCACTAAGCTCGATGGTGACTCTCGTGGCGGTGCTGCGTTATCCGTCCGTCAAGTCACCGGTGTACCGCTTAAATTTATTGGTGTAGCGGAGAAGATGGATGGCCTAGAGGCCTTTGATGCGGAGCGCATGGCAAACCGCATTTTAGGCATGGGCGATATTCTTGCCTTGGTTGAACAAGCCCAACAACACGTTGATGTTGCAAAAGCAGAAAAACTAGCAAGTAAGATTTCCAAAGGTGGTTTTGATCTAGAAGATTTTCGAGATCAGTTGATGCAAATGCAAAAGATGGGTGGCATGGCTAGCCTGATGAATAAACTTCCTAGCCAAGTTGCACAAGCTGCCTCAAAAGCAAACTTGAGTAATGCGGATAAACAAACCAAACGCATGCGTGGAATTATTGACAGCATGACCCCACAAGAGCGCAGAAAGCCAGAACTATTAAAAGCCAGTCGCAAGCGGCGCATCGCTGCAGGATCAGGTGTAGAGGTGCAGGAAGTCAATCGCCTATTGGCTCAGTTCGAGCAAATGCAAACCATGATGAAGCAGTTTAAGGGTGGCAAGATGGCGCGCACCATGGCGGCTATGGCTGCTAAAGGAGCCGCCAAAGGTATTGGCGGTCTCTTTAAAAAATAG
- the cgtA gene encoding Obg family GTPase CgtA, with the protein MKFIDEARIEVIAGQGGAGSASMRREKFIEFGGPDGGDGGRGGSVWAVADRNINTLIDYRYAKTHTAKNGEPGRGADCYGRAGDDIELRMPVGTIITDYETGEPIADLTTHGERLCLAQGGVGGWGNIHFKSSTNRAPRQKTNGKPGERRKLKLELKVLADVGLLGMPNAGKSTLITAVSNARPKIADYPFTTLHPNLGVVRVGNERSFVIADIPGLIEGAAEGAGLGHRFLRHLQRTGVLLHLVDLAPFDENVDPVADANAIVNELRKYDESLAEKPRWLVLNKVDMIPEEDRKKVVADFVKKFKWNGPVFEISALTGMGCEKLCYALQDYLDSVRRDRDDAEERAADPRYQDQAPD; encoded by the coding sequence ATGAAATTTATAGACGAAGCGCGTATTGAGGTAATAGCTGGCCAAGGTGGCGCCGGCAGTGCTTCTATGCGCCGAGAAAAGTTTATCGAGTTTGGTGGCCCTGATGGCGGTGATGGCGGTCGGGGTGGAAGTGTTTGGGCGGTTGCTGATCGCAATATCAACACCTTGATTGATTACCGCTATGCCAAAACGCATACTGCAAAAAATGGTGAGCCAGGTCGTGGTGCGGATTGTTATGGTCGCGCAGGCGATGATATTGAATTGCGTATGCCAGTCGGCACCATCATTACCGATTACGAAACGGGTGAACCAATTGCGGATTTAACCACTCATGGCGAGCGTCTTTGTTTGGCGCAAGGCGGTGTTGGCGGTTGGGGCAATATTCATTTTAAAAGCAGTACCAATCGTGCGCCACGACAAAAGACTAATGGTAAGCCTGGCGAACGACGCAAACTCAAGCTTGAGTTGAAAGTATTGGCAGATGTAGGTTTGTTGGGTATGCCAAATGCCGGTAAATCGACTTTGATTACCGCTGTATCGAATGCGCGTCCAAAAATTGCCGACTATCCATTTACTACTTTGCATCCCAATTTAGGTGTGGTGCGTGTGGGTAATGAGCGTAGCTTTGTAATTGCTGACATTCCTGGTTTGATTGAAGGGGCTGCGGAAGGCGCTGGTTTAGGTCATCGTTTCTTACGCCATTTACAGCGTACAGGCGTACTTCTGCATTTAGTTGATCTAGCCCCGTTTGATGAGAACGTTGATCCAGTGGCTGATGCTAATGCGATCGTCAATGAGTTACGTAAATATGATGAATCGCTTGCTGAGAAACCACGCTGGCTTGTATTAAACAAGGTCGATATGATCCCCGAAGAGGATCGTAAAAAAGTGGTTGCTGACTTTGTGAAAAAGTTTAAGTGGAACGGCCCTGTTTTTGAGATTTCTGCATTAACGGGAATGGGCTGTGAGAAGCTTTGTTATGCGCTACAGGATTATTTGGATTCTGTGCGCCGAGATCGTGATGATGCTGAAGAGCGTGCGGCAGATCCGCGATATCAAGATCAAGCACCAGATTAA
- the rpmA gene encoding 50S ribosomal protein L27, with amino-acid sequence MAQKKGGGSTRNGRDSESKRLGVKVYGGEQINAGSIIVRQRGTRVHPGVNVGIGKDHTLFALIDGTVEFGVKGALKKAQVSVLPRS; translated from the coding sequence ATGGCACAGAAAAAAGGTGGCGGCTCAACACGAAATGGCCGCGACTCAGAATCGAAACGCCTAGGCGTTAAGGTATATGGCGGCGAGCAAATCAATGCTGGCAGCATTATTGTTCGTCAACGTGGTACACGTGTTCATCCAGGTGTAAACGTTGGTATTGGTAAGGATCACACTTTGTTCGCTCTCATCGACGGTACAGTGGAATTTGGCGTTAAGGGTGCTTTGAAGAAGGCCCAAGTTTCAGTATTGCCTCGTTCATAA
- a CDS encoding CNP1-like family protein — MSPLFQRFNQILVCICFVLSLVACAGDPMESGLDPFAPMVFKEGVTKMPASPPNPSTLIPFYVSQHTIFKFAVDTDSILIGADGVTRYIVVMTNPSGGQQAQYEGIRCDSFQWRLYGTLENGVWKENPLSSWRSIQSNVPNRYQASLAQGAFCNFNTQEKNIKTVVQSLNPNGFTGGTKPTNSFGIQ; from the coding sequence ATGAGTCCACTTTTTCAAAGATTTAACCAAATCCTAGTGTGTATTTGTTTTGTTTTATCCCTTGTGGCTTGCGCTGGCGATCCAATGGAAAGTGGCCTAGATCCATTTGCACCAATGGTATTTAAGGAGGGCGTTACGAAGATGCCCGCTTCCCCGCCTAACCCATCAACTCTCATACCTTTTTACGTCTCTCAACATACGATTTTTAAATTCGCCGTTGACACCGACTCCATTTTGATTGGAGCAGATGGGGTGACACGCTATATCGTGGTCATGACTAATCCTAGTGGAGGCCAACAAGCCCAATATGAAGGTATTCGCTGTGATTCATTCCAGTGGCGCCTGTATGGAACTCTAGAAAACGGGGTCTGGAAAGAGAATCCACTCTCCAGCTGGAGATCAATACAAAGTAATGTGCCCAATCGCTATCAAGCATCCTTGGCTCAAGGCGCTTTCTGCAATTTCAATACACAAGAAAAAAATATCAAGACTGTAGTTCAGTCATTAAACCCCAATGGGTTTACTGGGGGAACAAAGCCCACTAACTCTTTTGGAATTCAATAA
- the ampD gene encoding 1,6-anhydro-N-acetylmuramyl-L-alanine amidase AmpD, with translation MFKWLLLLAGAYLVYRWLKGKKPIQTGGGEVHSPKPYKAPKTTQPEEMVQCQHCKVHLPKSEAKIFEERFYCSQEHLNVLDQQGWVGFAKWRLSPNQDVRPENISPDLVVIHHISLPPGEFRKKDSSQYIIDFFQNQLDPKAHSYFEEIAGQKVSSHFLITRSGELVQFVSTQNKAWHAGVSSFMGREKCNDFSIGIELEGDGDSPFEEAQYQTLKKIIPLLESLYPNLQFAGHSDIAPDRKTDPGIYFDWKKFQKETNVSLKNLPYGLTSR, from the coding sequence TTGTTTAAGTGGCTTTTATTACTTGCGGGTGCTTACCTTGTTTATCGTTGGTTAAAGGGTAAAAAGCCTATTCAGACTGGGGGAGGGGAGGTCCATAGCCCCAAGCCATATAAGGCTCCAAAGACTACCCAGCCAGAGGAGATGGTGCAATGTCAGCATTGCAAAGTACATCTTCCAAAGTCAGAGGCTAAGATTTTTGAAGAACGTTTTTATTGCTCTCAGGAGCATCTCAATGTACTTGATCAACAAGGTTGGGTTGGTTTCGCAAAGTGGCGTCTTTCGCCGAACCAAGATGTTCGTCCAGAAAATATTTCTCCAGATTTAGTGGTCATTCATCACATTAGCTTGCCGCCTGGTGAATTTAGAAAAAAAGACTCCAGTCAGTACATCATTGATTTTTTTCAAAATCAATTAGATCCAAAAGCACATTCCTATTTTGAAGAGATTGCAGGGCAAAAAGTATCCAGCCATTTTTTGATTACCCGATCTGGTGAGTTGGTGCAATTTGTTTCAACTCAAAATAAAGCATGGCATGCTGGCGTTTCTTCATTCATGGGAAGAGAGAAATGCAATGATTTTTCAATTGGAATTGAGCTAGAAGGCGATGGAGATTCTCCGTTTGAAGAAGCGCAATACCAAACCTTAAAAAAAATAATCCCATTATTGGAGTCTCTTTACCCGAATTTGCAGTTTGCTGGGCACAGTGACATTGCTCCCGATAGAAAGACGGATCCCGGAATATATTTTGATTGGAAAAAGTTCCAAAAAGAGACAAACGTTTCTTTAAAAAATCTGCCATACGGACTCACTTCTCGGTAG
- the ccsA gene encoding cytochrome c biogenesis protein CcsA, with product MDILGHPAYELLPSALYLLLLLFLSFGPKSKDKPSESSPLIQAFILLALLAHGMQLHDSVFTPQGFVFGFAQDLSLVAWVGLAFYWFQSWFLPISSLRWFAVLFAFACSLLPSLFPGTLISPRAVSDPWFKGHFIVATISVGLLSLAAMHAMLMSIQDRALHRQLAIVPNGRVAHWLEDLPPLMTMENLLFNLLYVGFTLLSLTVFSGLLFSQTLFGRPLVFDHKTIFALISWFLFAGLLLARWRVGLRGRAAIRWVLSAYFALLLAYVGSRFVLEVILQRA from the coding sequence ATGGATATTTTAGGTCACCCAGCATACGAGTTGCTTCCATCCGCACTCTATCTGCTTCTTTTGCTTTTTTTGAGCTTTGGCCCAAAGAGTAAAGATAAACCCTCAGAGTCGTCACCGCTGATTCAGGCCTTTATTCTGTTGGCCTTGCTGGCGCATGGCATGCAGCTCCATGATTCCGTATTTACCCCTCAAGGTTTTGTTTTCGGGTTTGCACAAGATTTGTCGTTGGTCGCCTGGGTTGGTTTGGCTTTCTACTGGTTCCAATCTTGGTTTTTGCCTATTTCCAGTTTGCGTTGGTTCGCTGTTCTTTTTGCTTTTGCTTGCTCACTTTTGCCAAGCCTTTTTCCGGGAACATTAATTTCACCAAGAGCAGTTTCTGATCCTTGGTTTAAGGGGCATTTCATTGTTGCCACGATTTCTGTGGGCTTGCTTAGTTTGGCTGCAATGCATGCGATGTTGATGAGCATTCAGGATCGAGCATTACATCGTCAACTAGCGATTGTTCCTAATGGTCGGGTTGCACATTGGCTCGAGGACTTACCCCCATTAATGACAATGGAAAACCTTTTATTCAACCTTTTATATGTTGGCTTTACGTTATTGAGCTTGACAGTTTTTTCTGGTTTATTGTTTTCGCAAACGCTGTTCGGTAGACCATTGGTATTTGACCACAAAACTATTTTTGCTTTGATCTCTTGGTTTTTATTTGCAGGTTTATTGTTGGCGCGTTGGCGCGTAGGTTTGCGTGGACGAGCGGCGATTCGTTGGGTGTTGAGTGCTTACTTTGCCCTGCTTCTCGCTTATGTAGGCAGTCGATTTGTTTTAGAAGTCATTTTGCAGAGAGCGTAA